The following proteins are encoded in a genomic region of Planctomycetota bacterium:
- a CDS encoding NPCBM/NEW2 domain-containing protein gives MITIAAAALLALTSSDGAVLVAADGASRPVRDVSLSEESGELVVRYAEPGGARRTLKAADLVEITFESSGPAPGPGRPAPEDVELHLTNGDILTGKVAGKSEEGVVLANKTFGDPLVKFSRIRAVLFPANRAFLPRTPPTKADDADIVLTQSGDRAEGTVLSLSPAGLVYKSKRLEAEVTLPLAQVAGVWLVEWEKPPAEPATLFVTVATRDGSSLRGQVRSLRDGVLEVRDLYGTEHRIPAGAVSSLFVKNGRVVYLSDLTPTAVEEDANYIRGLEKSPSDLEYPFQRDRSARGTKIVLGGVEHRKGLGVRAHSSLTYALDGAFQRFQATFGLDAVSAGLGAVLGEVWVDGKKVLSLPLKGNDPPRPVDVDVRGARRLRLVVTWNGHGQSDFAGWGSARLVR, from the coding sequence GTGATAACGATCGCCGCGGCGGCCCTTCTGGCCCTGACGTCTTCGGACGGCGCCGTCCTCGTCGCGGCCGACGGGGCGTCCCGGCCGGTCCGGGACGTCTCCCTTTCTGAGGAATCGGGCGAGCTTGTGGTCCGGTACGCCGAGCCCGGCGGCGCCCGGCGTACCCTCAAGGCCGCCGATCTCGTGGAGATCACCTTCGAATCGTCGGGCCCCGCGCCCGGCCCAGGCCGCCCCGCCCCCGAGGACGTCGAACTCCATCTCACCAACGGCGACATCCTTACCGGCAAAGTCGCCGGAAAATCAGAAGAGGGCGTGGTCCTCGCCAACAAGACCTTCGGGGACCCCCTCGTCAAGTTCTCCCGCATCCGCGCCGTCCTCTTCCCCGCCAACCGGGCGTTCCTTCCCCGCACTCCGCCGACGAAGGCCGACGACGCCGACATCGTCCTGACCCAGTCCGGCGACCGGGCCGAGGGAACCGTCCTCTCCCTTTCCCCGGCGGGCCTCGTCTATAAGTCCAAGCGTCTCGAAGCCGAAGTCACTCTCCCCCTGGCCCAGGTGGCCGGCGTTTGGCTCGTCGAATGGGAAAAGCCCCCCGCCGAACCGGCCACGCTCTTCGTCACCGTCGCCACCCGCGACGGATCCTCGCTCCGCGGCCAGGTGCGATCCCTGCGCGACGGCGTCCTCGAGGTCCGGGATCTCTACGGAACCGAACATCGGATCCCCGCCGGGGCCGTCTCCTCCCTCTTCGTCAAGAACGGCCGCGTCGTCTATCTGTCCGATCTCACCCCGACGGCCGTCGAGGAGGACGCCAACTACATCCGCGGCCTTGAAAAATCCCCCAGCGACCTCGAGTACCCCTTCCAGCGCGACCGGAGCGCCCGCGGCACCAAGATCGTCCTCGGAGGCGTCGAACATCGCAAAGGCCTGGGCGTGCGCGCCCATTCGTCCCTGACCTACGCCCTGGACGGAGCCTTCCAGAGGTTCCAGGCCACCTTCGGCCTGGACGCGGTGTCCGCGGGTCTGGGCGCCGTCCTCGGCGAAGTCTGGGTGGACGGCAAAAAAGTCCTTTCCCTTCCGCTCAAGGGCAACGATCCACCCCGGCCCGTGGACGTGGACGTGCGCGGCGCGCGCCGGCTGCGCCTCGTGGTAACCTGGAACGGCCACGGCCAGTCCGACTTTGCCGGCTGGGGATCGGCCCGCCTCGTCCGGTAA